TGTAGACCGTGACATGCTGACCCTACTCGAGAAGAGCGAGACAACACCAATGAATGGTGCAGTCTACCAGCTATATAAAGAAGCATGTTACAAGTTAGGCCTACCTCCAAAAACAATGAGGCACATAGTGCACTATGTAACCCCAAAATTAGAAATACAAGGTCCCGTCACTTCTCGGGAAAAGGCCTCGGGAGAGGGAGAGGAAAGACCCTAGTCTTTAACTTAGAAGAAGATCCTTCCCGCATTCTCAAATTAGTAGAAGAGATCATGGAGAAAACCATGAGCTACCGTTCTCCCGTCCTGTATCGTTGTGATACGGGGCGGGTCATCACGGCGATGCTCAAGCCTCACGGCAGCAACTCCACCCCCGTTGCCGGTCACAGCACTACCGTTGACGGAAACCCGAGCCCACCAAACACAATGACACACAATGGGGCTAATAAAGGTTCCTGCCCCTTCTTCTCGGGTTGACCTCCCCCAATACTTCTCTGAGCCTTTCCGCGCGACGCTCAAGCTCAAGCTTGGCATAAGCCTTGTGGAATTCCATTATCCTCCCCATAAGCTCTTTCTCCCTCAACTCTGGATAATCCTCCAAGTAAAGCTCCAGCGCCTCCAAGAGGTTAGCGTAAGCCTCATCCGCCGTCCTCACCTGTGACGCAACGCCTGTGACTGGCTCCTGGGCAACAAACCACTCACCCTTCTCACCCTTCTCCCTCCACATGATTACTATTGGGGCTTCCATACTCCCACCCCCTTAATCTCAGCTTCCCAAGGTATTAAGTTTTTGGCTTAAAAACCTAGGCACTGCTCTTTCAATTCTCTTAGAGAATTTTTTCTTCCGAAAGCCTCAAGGCTGGGAGGAGGTCAGCCTCCAGGGCAGGAGGGCCTCAGTAGATTGTGACCTTTTTAACTCCTTTGAGCCTTGAGAGTTCATTCACGAGGTCGCCAGGAATTGGCTTCCTAGTAATGATCGTGATCCTCCCCCCAGGGTCAAGCCCGAGATTGTCCACGACAACTTGAATGACGTTAATGCCCCTTTCCTCAAACTTCTCCGCAACCCTCGCAAGAACCCCCAGGGAGATCCTGAGGAGAAGGCTATGGAAAAGGCTGTGAGTTATGCTAGTGGTATGCTTGCTTCTTCTGGGCTGTTGGGTGATTCACAAAAGAAGCATTCTTTCATGATCGCATTAGAGGTCATGGTGAAATTGTCTGAGGGGATGGTAGATTTGTTGAGGGAGCTTTCTTGATTTTTCTCCTACGCTCATCTAGATATTGTGACTGAAGGGTTTTAAGTTTTCTTCCCTAAGCACTTATCATGACCGGGGTAATTACAAACGATGTTATCGCTCGAAAATTATTCCTGCCAGACCCAGAAGAATGTTACAGAATAATCAGACAAACACGCTGGCCGAAAGGAGTAACCTGCCCATACTGCGGCAGTAAAGAAGTCCAGAAAAACGGACACACACCAAAAGGAGCCCAAAAATACCACTGCAAAAACTGCGGGAAATACTTCAACGACTTAACCGGCACAATATTCGACCACCACAAACTCCCAATCAACGAAGCCTTTTACATAATCTGGTCAATGCCACACAAAAGCACCAAACTCATCGCTGAAGAACTCAACAGGGACTACCAAGCAGTCCTAAATTTTGTCCACAAAGTGCAGAAAACAGCCGGAAAATCCAAAATCAGGCTGGAAGACGTTATCGAAATTGACGAAGTTTACCCGCACGCTGGCAGTAAAGGCTTTAAAAACTCTCGGAAGGAGAGGCAGTTAGAACGTTAGGGGGACTGCAAAGTCCGGAAAACCGCCGGCGGTGACTCTCGTAGTCCGAAAAACAGGACGCGTCCTCTTTCTTGTCTTTGAGAATCTGAGGGAGTTTCCTCAGAAGTTTAAGCAGCGGGTTGGGAATTTGATTGTGGGGGACTGAAGGTTTTTACTGACGTTATGATTCCCTGAAGGAGGAATTGGGGAGTATTTATCATTTCTCACGAGCGGGTTAATCATTCTGGGAAGGAGTTTGCACGTGGTGAGGTTCACGTTAATACTTGTGAAAACAGGCACAGTTTTCTGAGGGCTTATCTGAGGAAGTATCGTGGTGTCAGTTTCAGATGGTTGCAGGATTATTTGGACTTTCTGGCGTTGGTATTGAATAACAGGTGGGGGTGGTTCTCAGAACTAATATCAGCCAGAATATCTAGATGAGCGATCTGAAATTTACCCAATAATTAGAAAACACTATCCAAAAAAACACCCACAGGGAAGTAATCAGCCTTTACGACCTGATAACATTCGCAATACTGGCACACTTACACTTCGGAGGAATTTACAAGCACGCTTACCGGGTTTTAATTGAAGAAATTAAACTGTTCCCAAAAATCAGGAACAACGCTTAAACAGGCACGAGAAACTCCTGCTCCTGGCGCAGGAAGAATTGTTCAGAAAACACGCTAAAGAGTACGTCAGGATAATAGACTCAAAACCAGTTGAGACAAAAGAACTTGCAAGAAAAAACAGGAAGAAGAAGGGCTCTTCAGAAATCATAACTGGAAAACCCGCGGTTGGTTTTATCCTTCTAAAAAAAGTTCTATTACGGGTACAAGCTGACGTGTTATTCTGATGGGAATCTCTTGGCCTTACTGTCTGTTGATCCGGCGAATAAGCATGATGTTACGGTGGTTCGGGAGAATTTCGGGTGGATTGTTGAGAAGTTCACTGGTTGTTTTCTGTTTTTGGATAAGGGTTACGTGAGTGGAGAACTTGAGGAGGAGTTCCGGCAGTTTGGGGTTGTTTATGTTCCAGTAAAGAGGGAGAATCAGATTAGTAGCCTGGAGGAGAAGAAGTTTTACAAGTACTTGTCTGATTTCCGCAGGAGGATTGAGACTCTGTTTTCTAAGCTGGATGCTTTCCCTGTTAAATCCTAATCGGAGTGTTAGTCTGAGGGGCTTGGCTGTTAAGATTTTGGGAGCAATTCTGGCCATGAATCTGGATAGATTATACAACTTCACAGGTGGTGGGAACTAGGGTATAAACAATATTCAAAAACTGCTATAAACCTTAAATTCACATTGTTTCTTTGGTGTTTACAATGATACTCATCAAGCTTGGTGGAAGTGTAATAAGCGACAAAGAGAAAGAATACTCATTCCACAAGCACATAGTGGAGCAGATAGCTGAGAAAATTGCTCAGTTTTATCCAAAGGAGGACTTCATATTGGTTCACAAGGGCTTGTTGGAGGTGTTGATAGAAAAAGGATTGGTTTTTCAAAAACGCATCAGGCAATGCTCAAGCTCAATGACTTGATAATTCAAACTTTCTTAGAGAAAGGCTTGCCCGCTTATTCCGTCTCTTCATCGTCAATCTTTCTAATTGAAAACAAAGAGATAATCTATGGAGAGATTGAGATACTGAGGAAGCTCCTCGAGCTTAAGTTTATCCCCATTCTGTTTGGGGACACAGCAATAGCCCTTGACAAGGGCATAGATATTCTTTCAGGAGATCAAATAGTAAGCTATCTCGCAAAGATGCTTAAGCCAAACAAAGTCATCTTTTTGATGGATGTTGATGGGATTTATGACAGGAATCCGAAGGAGAAGGATGCAAAACTAATTGAAGAGCTCAATGCTGAAGAAATTAGACATTTGCTGGAAAGTTCAGAATCAGCTGGAATTGATGTAACTGGAGGAATTGGAAACAAGTTGAGAGAGGCTTTAAAGATAGCGAAGCACAGTGAAGTTTATTTCATAAATGGGAAGGTTAGGGAGAATCTCAGTAAGGCTATCAAAGGTCAAAGAGTTGGCACAAGGCTTAAGTTTTAATGTTCTTTTTTGTTCAGTCTTTTACTTGGGTTTCTTTTAGCTAATGGGGTTCTGGAAGATTCGGTTGGAAAGTAATAACTCACGAAAAAAAAAGCGTAACAGATTACAACTCGTAAAAGGAAAAATTTATAAGTCTTGAAGTCAAAAGTATCATTGCAATATTGGGTAGGAGGTGCAAGCATGAAGAGATTGCTTGCACTACTTGTTGGGCTGTTCTTGCTGGTAGCTACGGCGAATAACTTTATCTCTGCTGAAAGTCCTAAAGAAAGATTAGACAAGCAAACATTAGTTATTCTCGATAGCCAGGCAACTCTAATAGTCAAAGACTTTGAAGAAAGACTGTGTAAAATGTCTGATGAGGAAATGCTTAAGGAGGGTCTGACAAAAGAAGAAATCAAAAAAGTAAAGATTTTCTGCAGTCTACCGAAAGAAAGGAAGAAAGAAATAATTCTCAACAAGTTAATAACAGCAGAGGTAGAAAGAAAGAGAATTTGTTCCCTAAGCAAATTCATAACAAGCCAGGTTAGTCCAATGTCTTCAAGTGATACATATTCCTGTAATTATCAGCTTCCTCGCAGAGTAATCCATGCTACAGGTATACCAACGCACTCAAAGCTTGGGGCAATACCCTGCTCATGGAACAAGCCGGGAAGCTCATCTTCATGCAAGGTAGAGAAAGGTGTTGCATGCCTCTGGGGTTGTACAAATGTTGATCCAAAACTTGGATGGTCAAGCAATTATAAATACTTCCCAAATCTTGAAAGCTTTAAACAAGAAGTGACGAGCAAAGGATATCACAAAACTGCCCGTTATGCAGCATATGGAGCATACGGACGAGATTTCACCAGAGGTATTGGGTATGGATATAGATACGAAGCCAGATATAGCCCCTCTACACATATGGGATACGTCGAAGGTCCAGAGCCAAATCCAGAGGCCAACTGGTATGGATATATTCATAACTTTTGGCCAACATTAGTTTATATTTGGCATGAAAGATGTTAAGGTGGGAGAAAATGAGACTTAAATTTGTTTTTGTATTTTTCTTTTTGACCTTGGGGTTATTATTTTTCATCCTTCATGTTCCTTTTTGGAATCAAAGTGGAGAGAGATTTCTTACCGAATCTGTAAAATTTGAAGCTGTGAATCTTCACTCTATTAAGAACAAGGATAATATAACCCTCATTTATAGAATGGTTGAGTACTCAGGTAGCAAATTGGTAGACAATTCAACTCGCCTGTTTAGGATTTACAAAAATGGGACTACAATTATTATCAAAGAATACGTCCAAACTGAGTGGTGGGAACCGAGCTATTCATATTTTAGAGGTGAGGGAGGCAAAGCTGAAATTATGAATTCGCATATAAAGCTACTCCAACCAGATGGGTCGGAATACATGGAAGGAGAACAGGCAGAGGCCGAGCTCCTTAGAATTGGGTACCCCTATGTCCCTCTGTTCTCGAAGCTTCCTTTAAAGGAGGATTACTCGTATACTTCAAAGTATTTTACCTTAACAGTTGTTGATATTAAGGAAATATATAGAAGAAAGTGTCTATTGGTACGGGCTAAAACAAATGATGCTATTTTATTGCTTGCAATTGATTCAGAGACAAGAATGTTGCTCTGGTTAAAAGGAGAATGTACCTCAAATGACTGTAAAGGATGGAGTTGGGAACAATGGTTGGAAGTGATTGGATGAAAAAACCATCGTCCTTCTTGTCGCCATGTTACTTGCTGGAGGAATTTTCATATGTACTCATGAGACCTCAAATAGTTCTGACGAGAAATACTTGAATTTGATTCCAGTTGAAGTTTTTGAAAACCTCACAAATCCTCTTACAAATGGCACGCTATTTTATTACAACGGGACTGGATACGTGAAGGGAATTATCCGTGAAGT
This is a stretch of genomic DNA from Pyrococcus kukulkanii. It encodes these proteins:
- a CDS encoding IS1/IS1595 family N-terminal zinc-binding domain-containing protein encodes the protein MTGVITNDVIARKLFLPDPEECYRIIRQTRWPKGVTCPYCGSKEVQKNGHTPKGAQKYHCKNCGKYFNDLTGTIFDHHKLPINEAFYIIWSMPHKSTKLIAEELNRDYQAVLNFVHKVQKTAGKSKIRLEDVIEIDEVYPHAGSKGFKNSRKERQLER